A section of the Rhodobacteraceae bacterium M382 genome encodes:
- a CDS encoding peroxidase-related enzyme (This protein belongs to a clade of uncharacterized proteins related to peroxidases such as the alkylhydroperoxidase AhpD.) produces the protein MTDQTRPTALDLPMVDPLPEETQKYFDICVEKLGMVPNVLKANAFDIAKLNAFTGMYNDLMLAPSGLSKLEREMIAVVVSSINKCFYCLVAHGAAVRQLSGDPKLGEMLVMNYRVAPLDARQRAMLDFAAKMTVASAEIEEHHRQGLRDVGFSDRDIWDIANVAGFYNMSNRVASATAMVPNDEYHAQHR, from the coding sequence ATGACTGATCAGACCCGGCCGACTGCCCTGGACCTGCCTATGGTGGATCCGCTGCCCGAAGAGACACAAAAGTATTTTGATATCTGCGTGGAAAAGCTGGGCATGGTGCCCAATGTGCTCAAGGCGAACGCGTTTGATATTGCCAAGCTGAACGCCTTTACCGGGATGTACAACGACCTGATGCTGGCACCCAGCGGGTTGAGCAAGCTGGAGCGCGAGATGATCGCCGTGGTGGTGTCGTCCATCAACAAATGCTTTTATTGCCTTGTGGCGCATGGGGCGGCTGTGCGGCAATTGTCAGGCGATCCCAAGCTGGGCGAAATGCTGGTGATGAATTACCGCGTTGCGCCTCTGGATGCGCGCCAGCGTGCGATGTTGGATTTTGCCGCCAAAATGACCGTTGCCAGCGCCGAGATCGAAGAACACCATCGCCAGGGTTTGCGCGACGTGGGGTTCAGCGATCGTGATATCTGGGACATTGCGAATGTGGCTGGTTTCTACAACATGTCGAACCGGGTGGCGAGCGCGACAGCCATGGTCCCCAACGACGAATATCACGCCCAACACCGGTGA
- a CDS encoding GNAT family N-acetyltransferase, whose amino-acid sequence MSGPFRLREGQGGGSRVSAATLEAEQASDQEIAEAEQAMRDMGQSPKFMIRDGQDGFDTQLETLGYAVLDPVNIWACPAAQLTDVVIPRVTTFAVWEPLQICREIWNSGGIGAERQAIMDRAQGPKIALLGRHRDKPAGTGFCAIHGDIAMVHALEILPHQRRQGMGVWMMRQAAIWAVDNGAQTLSVICTKRNDGANGLYTSLGMTCVGQYHYRHKSN is encoded by the coding sequence ATGTCAGGCCCGTTTCGCCTGCGTGAAGGGCAGGGCGGTGGTTCACGGGTATCGGCGGCAACGCTTGAGGCTGAACAGGCGAGCGACCAGGAGATTGCCGAGGCCGAACAGGCCATGCGGGACATGGGACAATCCCCAAAGTTCATGATCCGCGACGGTCAGGATGGGTTTGACACACAGTTGGAGACGCTGGGGTATGCGGTTCTTGATCCGGTCAATATCTGGGCCTGCCCAGCCGCTCAGCTGACCGATGTCGTGATTCCGCGGGTCACGACCTTTGCGGTCTGGGAGCCGTTGCAGATCTGTCGGGAAATCTGGAACAGCGGTGGTATCGGCGCTGAACGTCAGGCAATCATGGACCGTGCCCAGGGCCCCAAGATCGCGTTGCTGGGGCGTCATCGTGACAAACCGGCGGGGACCGGGTTTTGCGCCATTCATGGCGATATTGCGATGGTGCACGCTCTGGAAATCCTGCCGCATCAACGCCGACAGGGCATGGGGGTCTGGATGATGCGTCAGGCGGCCATTTGGGCTGTGGACAATGGCGCACAGACACTGTCGGTGATTTGTACGAAACGTAACGATGGGGCCAATGGGCTTTACACTTCCCTGGGGATGACCTGCGTGGGACAGTATCACTATCGTCATAAATCCAATTGA
- a CDS encoding DUF4399 domain-containing protein, whose amino-acid sequence MKIRSTIVATLVMLSTAVPALARDTAAPDGAAVYFVTLKDGDTVSSPVTVQFGLRGLGVAPAGTERDNTGHHHLLIDTTAYGADTVDTFDDGIPGDDHHKHFGGGQTEVTLDLSKGTHTLQLLVGDMFHVPHVNPIYSEQITITVD is encoded by the coding sequence ATGAAGATCAGATCCACGATTGTTGCCACCCTGGTCATGTTGTCGACCGCAGTGCCAGCGCTGGCTCGGGACACCGCCGCACCTGATGGGGCTGCCGTCTATTTTGTTACACTCAAGGATGGCGATACTGTTTCATCGCCGGTCACAGTGCAATTTGGCCTGAGAGGGTTGGGGGTGGCCCCGGCCGGAACCGAGCGGGACAATACCGGACACCACCATTTGTTGATTGATACCACGGCCTACGGGGCGGACACTGTGGACACATTCGACGATGGGATCCCGGGGGATGATCACCACAAGCATTTTGGGGGTGGGCAGACCGAAGTCACATTGGATCTGAGCAAGGGGACACATACCTTGCAATTGCTGGTGGGGGATATGTTCCATGTCCCGCACGTCAATCCGATCTATTCCGAACAGATCACCATCACGGTGGATTGA
- a CDS encoding HAD family phosphatase, with protein MPQTTPTPALVIFDCDGVLVDSETISNQALVDNLARYGLNLDLAGCMSLFVGSTMTGVMDKARNLGADLHDGWIDEVYQETYAALENGVDLIPGIVDLLQTLDRAGIPTCVASNGSEHKMQITLGQNGLWQRFHHAMFSAHALGMSKPDPGLFLAAASHFNVQARDCLVIEDSPTGALAAARAGMRCLGYAAITPAETLSDQGAEVIRDMSDVARLIGL; from the coding sequence ATGCCACAAACCACCCCGACCCCTGCGCTGGTGATCTTTGACTGTGACGGGGTGCTGGTCGATAGCGAAACCATTTCAAATCAGGCGCTTGTTGACAATTTGGCGCGGTATGGTCTGAACCTTGATCTGGCTGGCTGCATGTCCCTGTTTGTTGGCTCGACAATGACCGGGGTGATGGACAAGGCCAGAAACCTTGGTGCTGATCTGCACGACGGTTGGATCGACGAAGTCTATCAGGAAACCTATGCGGCACTGGAAAACGGCGTCGATCTGATCCCGGGCATTGTGGACTTGCTTCAGACCTTGGACCGGGCCGGTATACCGACTTGCGTGGCGTCCAATGGCAGCGAGCACAAGATGCAGATCACCCTGGGACAGAATGGTCTGTGGCAGCGGTTCCATCACGCTATGTTCTCGGCTCATGCGCTGGGCATGTCCAAGCCGGACCCAGGTCTGTTTCTTGCTGCGGCCAGTCATTTCAATGTTCAGGCGCGGGACTGCCTGGTGATCGAAGACAGCCCGACCGGCGCTCTGGCCGCGGCGCGCGCGGGGATGCGGTGTCTCGGCTATGCTGCGATCACGCCGGCCGAAACACTCAGCGACCAAGGGGCCGAAGTGATCCGGGACATGTCAGACGTTGCGCGCCTCATCGGACTTTAA
- the map gene encoding type I methionyl aminopeptidase, whose product MERILKKADRGRMTKDGIRIYEQADFEGMQVAGALAAQILDDIAPHVFVGQTTGEIDRIITQMVEDAGATSATIGYKGYQHGSCISLNHVVCHGIPGEKKLKDGDILNIDVTVIVDGWFGDTSRMYVAGKLPRKAERLIQITHDALMKGIEVVKPGNTFGDIGHAIQAYVESHRMSVVRDFCGHGLGRVFHAPPNVLHYGRPGTGPVLEEGMFFTIEPMVNLGRPETKVLADDWTAVTRDKSLSAQFEHSVGVTSDGVDIFTLSPGGRFHPTYG is encoded by the coding sequence ATGGAGCGTATCTTGAAAAAAGCAGACCGTGGCCGCATGACCAAGGACGGCATCCGCATTTACGAGCAGGCCGATTTTGAAGGCATGCAAGTGGCGGGTGCCCTGGCGGCACAAATCCTGGATGACATTGCGCCGCATGTGTTTGTCGGACAAACCACGGGTGAAATCGACCGGATCATCACCCAGATGGTCGAGGACGCGGGTGCGACATCTGCCACCATCGGCTATAAAGGCTATCAACACGGCAGCTGCATTTCGCTCAACCATGTGGTTTGCCACGGCATTCCCGGCGAGAAAAAGCTGAAGGATGGCGACATTCTGAACATCGATGTCACCGTGATTGTCGATGGCTGGTTCGGCGATACCAGCCGCATGTATGTGGCAGGAAAGCTGCCGCGCAAAGCCGAACGGCTGATTCAGATCACCCATGATGCGCTGATGAAGGGCATCGAGGTGGTCAAGCCGGGCAACACCTTTGGCGACATTGGCCATGCGATCCAGGCCTATGTCGAATCGCATCGTATGAGCGTTGTCCGCGATTTCTGCGGCCACGGATTGGGTCGGGTGTTCCATGCCCCCCCCAATGTCCTGCATTATGGTCGGCCGGGCACCGGGCCGGTTCTGGAAGAGGGCATGTTCTTTACCATCGAACCGATGGTAAATCTGGGCCGTCCGGAAACCAAGGTTCTGGCCGACGACTGGACCGCTGTTACCCGCGACAAGTCTCTGTCAGCGCAGTTTGAACATTCGGTTGGCGTCACCAGCGATGGTGTCGACATCTTTACCCTGTCTCCAGGCGGGCGGTTTCATCCAACCTATGGGTGA
- the rsmD gene encoding 16S rRNA (guanine(966)-N(2))-methyltransferase RsmD codes for MRIIAGQFRGRALASVGKGDAGAHLRPTTDRVRESLFNVLMHTGAIPGARVLDLFAGTGALGLEALSRGAESVTFVDDGRAATGLIRKNIDVCRAGDQTELARRDATRLGPNPDASYDLVFLDPPYGKGMGQKALQAAMTGGWIGDDALVVWEENAPMVAPPGFEPHDSRKYGDTHITLMWRTISD; via the coding sequence GTGAGGATCATTGCCGGTCAGTTCCGCGGCCGCGCGTTGGCCTCGGTGGGCAAGGGGGATGCAGGTGCACATCTGCGTCCCACCACCGACCGGGTCCGCGAAAGCCTGTTCAACGTGCTGATGCACACCGGGGCCATTCCCGGTGCCCGGGTTCTGGATCTGTTTGCCGGAACCGGGGCGCTTGGACTCGAAGCGTTGTCGCGGGGGGCAGAATCAGTCACCTTTGTCGATGATGGGCGGGCTGCAACCGGATTGATCCGCAAGAATATCGACGTCTGTCGCGCTGGCGATCAGACAGAGTTGGCCCGCAGGGATGCCACCCGGCTGGGGCCGAATCCGGATGCGTCCTATGATCTGGTCTTCCTTGATCCCCCCTATGGCAAAGGGATGGGGCAAAAAGCCCTGCAAGCGGCAATGACAGGGGGCTGGATCGGCGATGACGCGTTGGTGGTATGGGAGGAAAACGCACCGATGGTTGCCCCTCCAGGGTTCGAACCGCATGACAGCCGTAAATATGGCGATACCCATATCACGCTGATGTGGCGCACTATTTCGGATTGA
- the sfsA gene encoding DNA/RNA nuclease SfsA yields MRFETPLVPARLIRRYKRFLADCTLEDGREITAHCANPGSMMGLAAPHTKVWLEPNDDPKKKLKFGWRLVDHENGHFTGVDTSVPNRALKAALEARQIPTLAAYPHVRAEVKYGENSRIDFLLSADGLPDCYVEVKSVTLSRQPGLAEFPDSVTARGTKHLGELAAMVDQGHRAMMLYLVQRTDCERFALAADIDPAYARAFDTAASHGVERLIHTTRITPEGVEVGPELPAA; encoded by the coding sequence ATGCGCTTTGAAACCCCTCTTGTCCCCGCCCGGCTGATCCGCCGCTATAAACGGTTTCTGGCCGATTGCACGCTGGAAGACGGGCGAGAGATCACCGCCCATTGTGCCAATCCCGGATCCATGATGGGGCTGGCCGCGCCGCACACCAAAGTATGGCTGGAACCCAATGACGACCCCAAGAAGAAGCTGAAATTCGGCTGGCGGCTGGTGGATCACGAAAACGGTCATTTTACCGGGGTCGATACATCCGTGCCCAACCGGGCACTCAAAGCTGCGTTGGAGGCGCGCCAAATTCCGACATTGGCCGCCTATCCCCATGTGCGGGCCGAGGTCAAATACGGAGAGAACAGCCGGATCGACTTTCTGCTGAGCGCCGATGGCCTGCCTGATTGTTATGTCGAAGTCAAAAGCGTCACCCTGTCGCGACAGCCCGGCCTGGCCGAATTTCCCGACAGCGTCACTGCGCGCGGCACCAAACACCTGGGCGAATTGGCGGCCATGGTGGACCAGGGCCACAGGGCCATGATGCTGTATCTGGTGCAGCGCACGGACTGCGAGCGCTTTGCTCTGGCCGCAGATATCGACCCGGCCTATGCGCGGGCGTTTGACACCGCGGCCTCGCACGGAGTCGAACGGCTGATCCACACCACCCGCATAACGCCCGAAGGTGTCGAGGTCGGTCCGGAACTGCCTGCGGCCTGA
- a CDS encoding competence/damage-inducible protein A, translating to MTNPTETNPTAAMLVIGDEILSGRTRDANMHFLAGELTKHGIELKEVRIVSDDAAAIIAATRALSQGYNHVFTSGGIGPTHDDITADCIAQAFDARLDVRDDARAILQAHYDTMGTELNEARLRMARIPDGAVLIDNPVSAAPGFTIANVHVMAGVPSVFQAMVASVLPGLAGGQPVLSQTLRVMRGEGDIAATLSALAATFSDLSIGCYPFQKDGAYGANIVVRGTDGTRIDAAMTQLAKEIDQ from the coding sequence ATGACAAACCCGACGGAGACAAACCCGACCGCAGCCATGTTGGTTATCGGGGATGAAATCCTGTCGGGGCGCACCCGGGATGCCAATATGCATTTTTTGGCTGGCGAATTGACCAAACACGGTATCGAGTTAAAGGAAGTCCGGATTGTCAGCGATGACGCAGCGGCGATCATTGCGGCGACGCGGGCCTTGTCGCAGGGATACAATCATGTCTTTACCAGCGGCGGTATCGGGCCGACCCATGACGACATTACCGCCGATTGTATTGCCCAGGCTTTTGATGCGCGTCTTGACGTGCGTGACGATGCGCGCGCGATCCTTCAGGCCCATTACGACACCATGGGCACCGAGCTGAACGAAGCCCGTCTGCGCATGGCGCGCATTCCGGATGGGGCTGTGCTGATCGACAACCCGGTTTCGGCGGCTCCGGGGTTCACCATCGCCAATGTGCATGTCATGGCCGGAGTGCCGTCTGTGTTTCAGGCCATGGTGGCCAGTGTGTTGCCGGGATTGGCCGGGGGGCAACCGGTGCTGTCCCAGACGCTGCGCGTGATGCGGGGCGAAGGGGATATTGCTGCAACGCTTTCGGCGCTGGCCGCGACGTTTTCGGACCTTTCCATTGGGTGCTACCCGTTCCAGAAAGACGGGGCCTATGGGGCGAACATCGTCGTGCGCGGCACGGATGGGACCCGCATTGATGCCGCCATGACCCAATTGGCCAAGGAGATCGACCAGTGA
- a CDS encoding OmpA family protein → MLAGPVLAADWMLPDNAQDVSERISVFDSYALPIDVFASGQVPSRTLEGRVERRSWRVDGAASTTLQLLDPLRRQLQADGYRIVLDCADRACGGFDFRFGIEVIPAPDMIVDIGDYRFVSAARGDEETVTILVSRAGSSNYVQIIEVGPRHRDSVAKPAVGTQTAAQSGPSAGDTTPQPEAQIGDLVARLLADGHVVLDDLDFGTGATQLADGNPTSLSLLAAFLKENEQYRLYLVGHTDNVGSLQDNIVLSRKRAAAVKDRLVRQYAIDDGRLEAEGVGYLAPVASNLIPDGQKTNRRVEAVLLEQ, encoded by the coding sequence ATGTTGGCCGGACCTGTTCTGGCGGCAGACTGGATGTTGCCGGACAATGCACAGGATGTCAGCGAACGGATCAGCGTTTTTGACAGTTACGCGTTGCCGATTGATGTCTTTGCATCCGGGCAGGTGCCAAGCCGGACTTTGGAAGGCCGCGTTGAACGTCGCAGTTGGCGGGTGGATGGCGCGGCCAGCACGACGTTGCAGTTGTTGGATCCGTTGCGCCGTCAGCTGCAGGCCGATGGGTATCGCATTGTTCTTGACTGCGCGGACCGGGCCTGTGGCGGATTTGATTTCCGTTTTGGAATCGAAGTGATCCCAGCGCCGGACATGATCGTCGATATCGGCGATTATCGATTTGTGTCCGCAGCGCGGGGTGACGAGGAGACTGTTACCATCCTGGTCAGCCGGGCAGGGTCGTCGAACTATGTTCAGATCATAGAAGTCGGCCCCCGCCACCGGGACAGTGTGGCAAAGCCCGCTGTTGGTACTCAGACCGCAGCCCAATCTGGTCCATCCGCCGGGGACACCACACCGCAACCCGAGGCGCAGATCGGTGATCTGGTCGCGCGTTTGTTGGCGGACGGGCATGTGGTGCTGGACGATCTGGACTTTGGGACCGGGGCGACGCAATTGGCAGACGGCAATCCGACGTCGCTGTCGCTGTTGGCTGCGTTCCTGAAGGAGAATGAACAGTACCGTCTGTATCTGGTTGGACATACGGACAATGTCGGCAGCCTGCAGGACAATATCGTCTTGTCCCGCAAGCGGGCGGCGGCGGTCAAGGACAGGTTGGTTCGTCAATATGCGATTGATGACGGTCGGCTTGAAGCTGAAGGGGTCGGTTATCTGGCTCCGGTGGCGTCGAATCTGATTCCGGATGGGCAGAAGACAAATCGCCGAGTCGAAGCGGTTCTGTTGGAGCAATAA
- a CDS encoding NADPH-dependent 2,4-dienoyl-CoA reductase, whose translation MTAYPNMLAPLDLGFTTLKNRVLMGSMHTGLEETRDWNRVAEFYAERARGDVGLMVTGGIGPNLEGSVLPGASMMTNDDDVANHAIVTDRVHAAGGKIAMQILHAGRYAYGPKCVAPSPVKSPISPFPPAELDEDGIEKQISDIVNAAQLAQKAGYDGVEIMGSEGYFLNQFLVTHTNKRTDRWGGSYENRMRLPIDVVRRTRAAVGSDFIIIYRLSMIDLVPNGSTHDEVVQLAVEIEKAGATILNTGIGWHEARIPTIATSVPRAAFAWVTKKLMGKVSIPIITSNRINTPEVAEQVLADGCADMVSMARPMLADAHFVRKAMEGRGDRIAPCIACNQACLDHTFSGKLTTCLVNPLACNETELVIAPADARKSVAIVGAGPAGLATALTAADRGHSVTLFDRADEIGGQLNMAKQVPGKEEFWGLVDWYRTMVADAGVDVRLGAEVGPDDLTGFDEVVIATGVTPRDPQIPGQDRDNVLNYIDVLRHKAPVGKHVAVIGAGGIGFDVSEFLLHEGTSLTEDLPAWMKEWGVTDPSEHRSGLAPEGPQPHAPARAVTLLQRKTKAHGKGLGKTTGWIHRAALKMKDVNFVGGVNYERIDDDGLHVSFGEARENPTVIPADTIVLCSGQVSERSLADALADRGVTPHVIGGADVAAELDAKRAINQGTRLAASF comes from the coding sequence ATGACTGCGTACCCAAACATGCTGGCCCCGCTGGATCTGGGATTCACCACATTAAAAAACAGGGTTCTCATGGGGTCGATGCATACCGGTCTCGAAGAAACACGGGACTGGAACCGGGTCGCAGAATTTTATGCCGAACGGGCCCGCGGCGACGTCGGGCTGATGGTCACCGGCGGCATTGGCCCCAACCTGGAAGGATCGGTGCTTCCTGGCGCGTCGATGATGACCAATGACGACGATGTGGCAAACCATGCGATCGTCACCGACCGGGTACATGCGGCAGGCGGCAAGATCGCCATGCAAATTCTGCACGCAGGACGCTATGCCTATGGGCCAAAATGCGTCGCTCCCAGCCCGGTGAAGTCTCCGATTTCCCCGTTTCCGCCAGCAGAGTTGGACGAAGACGGAATCGAGAAACAGATCAGCGACATCGTCAATGCCGCGCAGCTGGCCCAAAAGGCGGGCTATGACGGGGTCGAAATCATGGGGTCCGAAGGGTATTTCCTGAACCAGTTTCTGGTGACCCATACAAACAAACGCACCGACCGTTGGGGCGGCTCCTACGAGAACCGGATGCGCCTGCCCATCGACGTGGTGCGACGCACCCGCGCGGCCGTGGGCAGCGATTTCATCATCATCTACCGCCTGTCGATGATTGACCTGGTGCCTAATGGCTCCACCCATGACGAGGTCGTTCAACTGGCGGTCGAAATCGAAAAGGCCGGTGCCACCATTCTGAACACCGGCATTGGCTGGCACGAGGCCCGCATTCCCACCATCGCCACATCGGTACCGCGCGCGGCATTCGCCTGGGTCACCAAGAAGCTGATGGGCAAAGTGTCGATTCCGATCATCACATCCAACCGGATCAACACGCCCGAGGTGGCTGAACAGGTGCTGGCCGATGGCTGTGCCGATATGGTGTCAATGGCCCGGCCCATGTTGGCCGACGCGCATTTCGTGAGAAAGGCGATGGAGGGCCGCGGGGATCGCATCGCCCCCTGCATCGCTTGCAACCAGGCCTGTCTGGACCACACGTTCAGCGGCAAGTTGACCACCTGTTTGGTGAACCCGCTGGCCTGCAACGAGACCGAATTGGTGATTGCCCCGGCGGACGCGCGTAAGTCGGTGGCCATTGTTGGTGCCGGACCGGCCGGGTTGGCTACGGCGCTCACGGCGGCGGATCGGGGTCATTCAGTCACATTGTTTGATCGGGCGGACGAGATTGGCGGCCAGCTGAACATGGCCAAACAGGTGCCCGGCAAGGAAGAATTCTGGGGGTTGGTCGATTGGTACCGTACCATGGTCGCGGATGCCGGCGTGGACGTGCGACTGGGAGCCGAAGTTGGTCCGGATGACCTGACCGGGTTTGACGAGGTGGTGATTGCCACCGGCGTCACCCCCCGCGATCCGCAGATCCCAGGGCAAGACCGCGACAATGTCCTGAATTATATCGATGTGCTGCGTCACAAGGCACCAGTGGGCAAACATGTGGCAGTGATCGGCGCTGGTGGGATCGGGTTCGATGTTTCCGAATTTCTGCTGCACGAAGGCACCAGCCTGACCGAAGACCTGCCTGCCTGGATGAAGGAGTGGGGCGTGACTGATCCCTCCGAACACCGATCTGGTCTGGCTCCCGAAGGACCACAACCCCACGCGCCCGCCCGCGCGGTCACATTGTTGCAACGAAAGACAAAGGCCCATGGCAAAGGGCTGGGCAAGACCACCGGGTGGATCCACCGGGCCGCGTTGAAGATGAAAGACGTAAATTTTGTCGGCGGGGTGAACTATGAACGCATTGACGATGATGGTCTGCATGTCTCGTTTGGAGAGGCGCGCGAAAACCCGACCGTGATCCCGGCGGACACGATCGTCCTGTGTTCGGGGCAGGTTTCGGAGCGATCACTGGCGGACGCGTTGGCGGATCGGGGCGTGACCCCACATGTCATCGGTGGCGCAGATGTCGCCGCCGAACTGGATGCCAAACGCGCGATCAATCAAGGCACGCGGCTGGCCGCTTCGTTCTGA
- a CDS encoding LysR family transcriptional regulator, translating into MDRLTEMEAFANVVDQGGFTDAAKKMGISKSAVSKHVSSLEARLGARLLNRTTRRVSPTEIGLAYYDRARRVLNDAGEADALVTSMQSAPSGLLRISVATDFGVNHLSPVLSEFLSDFPDITVNMVLNNRYVELISEGFDMAVRIGELEDSSLRARKLTETNKRMIASPAYFEKYGRPQKIDDLNEHKLLHYSNQSSGNVWKLTAPSGEKRQVRTAGWLSVNDGQSLLNAAISGLGIAYLPSYLYADALEQGLVEDAMPSLPLETQGIYAVYPPGRFTQPKVRAFIDFLIHAFAEKGPTDW; encoded by the coding sequence ATGGACCGACTGACTGAAATGGAAGCCTTTGCCAATGTGGTGGACCAAGGTGGATTCACCGACGCGGCAAAAAAGATGGGGATTTCCAAATCCGCAGTCTCCAAACATGTGTCGTCACTCGAAGCTCGACTGGGTGCCCGCCTGCTGAACCGAACCACCCGCCGGGTAAGCCCGACTGAAATCGGTCTGGCCTATTATGACCGGGCGCGTCGGGTGTTGAACGACGCCGGAGAAGCAGATGCCCTGGTCACATCGATGCAATCCGCACCTTCGGGATTGTTGCGGATTTCGGTCGCCACCGACTTTGGTGTCAATCATCTGTCCCCGGTGCTGTCCGAATTCCTGTCAGACTTCCCCGATATTACCGTCAACATGGTATTGAACAATCGCTACGTCGAACTGATTTCCGAAGGGTTCGATATGGCTGTGCGGATCGGTGAGCTGGAAGACAGCTCGTTGAGAGCGCGCAAGCTGACAGAAACCAACAAACGGATGATCGCCAGCCCGGCCTATTTCGAAAAATACGGACGTCCACAAAAGATCGACGACCTGAATGAACACAAGCTTCTGCATTATTCGAACCAGTCCAGCGGCAACGTCTGGAAACTGACCGCCCCATCGGGCGAGAAACGCCAGGTTCGAACGGCCGGATGGCTTAGCGTCAACGACGGTCAATCGCTTCTCAACGCGGCGATTTCCGGCCTCGGGATCGCGTATCTGCCGAGCTATCTCTACGCCGACGCGCTGGAACAAGGGCTGGTTGAAGACGCAATGCCGTCTTTGCCGCTGGAGACCCAAGGGATCTATGCCGTGTACCCGCCGGGCCGGTTTACCCAGCCAAAGGTTCGCGCCTTTATCGATTTTCTCATACACGCTTTTGCCGAAAAGGGTCCGACCGATTGGTAA